In the Afipia sp. GAS231 genome, CGTTGCCGAACCACTGATAGCCTTCGCCGGGGCCGCCCCACGAACGCAGCAGATTGCCGTCGGCATCGAACTCCAGCACCGGTGGCGCCGGGACGCAGCATTTGGTGCGCGTCGGGGTGAGCGCCGCGGCCTTCTCGTCGTCGGTCAGCGAGCGCGGACGCTGAAACACCCAGATGTGTCCCTCCGCGTCTGATGTGATGCCGCCGACCTGTCCCATGATCCAGTTGTTCGGCAGCGCCTTCGGCCAGGATGCGTCAACGGCGAAGGTCGGGACGTCGCCGGCCTGCGCGCTGCGCATCGACAGCGGCGCGCCGATCAGCACGACAGCGGCGGCACAGGCGGCGATGGTTTTGGTGAAATGCTGGATGGCGGGTATCGAGCGCGCGCGATGTTGCATCGGCATGGGTTGCTCCCTTGATTTTTCTGACGGGTTTTTTCCCGCTTGGCGTGCAGTCAATCGTGGGGAGGGGCGCAAGTCAACGGTTTGCCCGTTTGCCGTCATTGCGACGTAACCGCTGTCATTCCGGGGCGATGCGAAGCATCGAACCCGGAAGTTCGAGATTCCGGGTTCGCCGCGTTGCGGCGCCCCGGAATGACGGCGGATAGATACGACTTCACTGTCTCGCAGCATGCTTTGCCCGAGTTTTTCCATTTCATCTGCCCTCCGAAACATAGAGGGCGCAGGGAAGACCGGGTGCGCGCCGCACCCGCGGTCTTGCGTGCGATAGTTGCAACAAAATGGCGCACGCAAGCATACAGGTTTGGCGGAGGCATCCGGCCTTCCCTGCGCAATGGCTTTACGGCTTATACGAGATCGTCCTGGTGACCCTGCTTTTTGTGACACCATCGCTCTCGGGCAGCGTTGGCCGCCTTCGAACTTGACGCCTGCATCGGGGCGTCGGACCCAAACGATTTCACCGTACGCAAATGCCACGCTCGTCAGTCGTAGCCTCGCGTCCACCGCATCTCTCCGCACGTCGTGACGATCGCGAGCGCCCCTTGTGTCGGCAAAAACTGGCAGAATGTGCGAACGGGCGGTTGAATCAGAACCGCCCGTTGCTGGAACTGAGCCCGTTACGCCCCAAAGCGGCAGAGCCTGTATGAGAGCGAGGGACAGCTCCGGTGTCTTCCTCAACCCGAACAGTTGCAAGGGCCGTTGAGCCCGTACCGAGCAAGGAAGGGAGTGGATGATGGCACAAAATGGTCTCGTTGTCGTCGGCATCGATGTAGCAAAGGACAAGGTCGATGCGTGCATTCGCGAGTTGGCGCTGCGGCAGACGTATCCGAGCACTGCCCAGGGTCATCGCAAGCTGGTTGCCTGGCTTCGCAAGCACAAGGTGAACAGGGCGGTGATGGAGGCCAGCGGCGGCTATGAGCGCGATTGGGGGAAGGTGCTCCGCCTGGCCGGCATCGCCGTACGGATCGTCGACCCCAAGCGAGTCCGCAGCTTTGCGCAGTCGGCCGGACGCCTGGCCAAGAACGATACGATTGATGCAGAGATGATCGCTTGGTTCGCAGAGACGTTCAGCGAGGCGCCGGGCCAAGTGCACGATGCCGCGCGCGAAGAGCTGCAGGCGCTGGTGAAAGCTCGTCTCAATCTGGTCGATCTCAAGATACGACTGGAAGCTCAAAACGAGCATGCTGCACCAGGACAGGCTCGGAAAGCGCGGACCCGTATCTTGAAGAGCTTGCTCGAGGAAATTGCCAAGCTCGAAGTCGCGATCTCGGCCCAGGTCAGGGCCACACCTCATCTTGCCGAACGCGCCGAGATCGTCGAGAGCGTGCCGGGCTTTGCCGAAACGAGCTCAGCGAACCTCATTGCTGGAATGCCGGAGCTTGGGCAAGTGAGCGACGAGATCGCCGCGGCGTTGTTAGGCGTTGCCCCTTATGACGATGATAGCGGAAAGCGCCGCGGCGAACGCCACATCAAGGGCGGCCGCCGTTGGGTCCGAAACGCCCTCTACATGCCGTGCCTCGGCGCGGCCACACAGAACAATCCTGTCTTCAAGGCCTACTATCAACGGCTACTTGCCAAGGGGAAGGAGCCGAAGGTTGCGCTCGTCGCCTGCATGCGAAAGCTGATCATCATCCTCAACACAATGATCGCACGCCGGCAGAAATGGGATCCCAGCCGTTACGCACTGAATTGAGCGAGCGCACTTCACCGCGCTCGGTCCTCGACCGAGCGCATGCCTAGCCAACAGACCGGGGGAGCGGACGGCGTCAAGGCCGTAAGCCGCCGAAGGCGGGGGCGCGCCTCGCGCCAGCCTTGAGGCCAGCCGATCACCGGTCTACTTCAGCACAGTTGCTCTCATCGCGGGAGACGGGCGGAGTTAGACAACTGATTTGCCCGACGGCTCAACAGAAATATTTTTGCGCGAAGGGCTGGACAGACTTTTGGTGATTTGCCCGTCGGGCTACTTTGTCGCAGGTGCTGCCGCAAGATTTCGCTTGCGCCGGTGGTGAAGCAGTTTGCGGGATCGTAGCCCGCATGAGCGAAGCGATATGCGGGGGGGCCGGTTATTCAATTACGATACCGGATGTTGCTTCGTTCATCCGGGCTGCGCTCGCCAAGGATAATCAAGTGCACCGTCACTGATTGGTAAGTGGCCCAAGACCGAAGAGGCGTAAGAAGCATGCGCCCGACCATACGAGCCCGCCAAGAGCGACTTCCATTTTCTTGATTCCACCGCCAAGGAAGGTTCGGTCATCGGCTGGATCGAAAAAAGCGGGTGTGTTTTTTTCAAATACGAGATGTCCAATCCAAGACAGGAGGAAGGCAATCACGATAAGTCCTCCTCCGATCAGAGGACGCCAGAAAAGACTGATGATGCCGATCGCCGCGATCGTATGCGCGACGTGATGAATGCGCCGGTTTGCTGAATCGCGATGCGCAGATTCGTAAAAATTGAGAAAGCCGCTGCCTGATTTTGAATTGGTCATGGACTCTCCTTGGAGCGTTATAACCGTCCTCTTCTCGCGCACATCCTCGCAGAGGGGAGTTCGAGCAGGAGCGAAAATGGAAGGCACCAACAAACACGATACGTATAGTATCGAATTATCGGAAAGTCAATACGGTGCGTATCGTAGTTGTCGCGCGCCGACACAGACGCTATGAGTTAGTATTAATGACCGGAGGTCGCAGCGTGTCGCCAAGCGCAACCAGAAGACCGAGACAACGGCCAACACGCGATATGACGAGAGCGACCGTCCTGCTTGCCGCGGAGGCCGTCTTTGTCGAATTTGGCTTTCATCGCGCAACGATCGAGCTGATCGCAGAACGAGCCGGTTTTACGAAAGGTGCGGTATATTCCAGCTTCGCCAACAAGGATGAGATATTTCTTGAGCTATTCAGGGTCCGAGTAAAACAGCGTGCCGCCATTGTTGCGACCGCGGTTGCACGTGAAACCGACGTTGCGGCGAAACCGCGGGCGCTTGGCGAGGCGCTGACGCTCCTTGCGAAGAAAGACCCGCACTGGACGCCTCTGCTGATGGAATTCTGGATCCATGCGCTTCGTGAGCCGGGACTGAGGCAGGCGCTGGCGGATGTACGCAATCAGCTGCGAAACGCCGTCTCCGAGGGCTTCGCCAAATCACCGCGCTCGCGAGGCAAAGCTGACTTGAGCGCCGACGCATTGGCGACGATCGTCTTCGCCCTGTCGAACGGATTGGCCATGGAATGGGCCACCGATCCCCGGGCGACCGATCCCGAAATATTGCCGACTGTACTCGAACGGCTTCTTTCTGGAACGTAACTCCGTCCGGTTAGGGTGACAGCTCGTAGCAACCATTAAAGCTAAGCATCTTTTTCGATCCACGGGGTACCGCGTTGAACGACGGTGTTGGCGTAGATCAGGAGCTTGCGGGCGCAGGCGATGAGTGCGGCGTTATGATGCTTTCCGGATGCTATTAGGCGTGCGTAGAGCATGGTGAGGGCCTTGTTCCACCGGAACACTGCTGGGAGGGCTGCCGCGAACAGGGAGCGCCGCAAGCGAGCTCGGCCGCCGGCGATGTGGCGTTGCCCTTTTTGCTGCCCGCTGTCGTTGTCGAAGGGAGCAAGTCCGGCGAGGGCTGCGGCTTCCTCCCGGCTCACGCGACCAAGCTCGGGCATACGGATAATGATTGCCAGTGCAGTCCGCTCACCGATTCCAGGAATACTGAGCACCAGATCAAAGCGAGCGGCGAGATCGGGGTGAGAGCGTAATTGCTTGGCAATGTAACGAACCTGGGCGAGCCGTCGCGCGTTCCATCGAGCAATTTCGCCAAGAACCATTCGCCGCAACCGAGGCTCGTGGATATGTTCCAGCCGGGTCTTGAAGCGCCTGAGATCCTCATCGATTTGATCGAGGAAAGTCAGATTTTCAGCCAATTCAGCCAGACGTGAATCTGGCGTAGTCTTCGGCGGATCGAGCGTTGCTGTGCAAGCCGCGATCAAGACCGCGTCGAGCGCATCGTTCTTGGCGCGGCACAGATGCACCCGGCCAAACGCCTTGACCTGGATCGGCTGCAGCACCAGCACGGTAAAGCCTGCCTCGCGTAAATGCTCCACCACACCACGTTCATACCCGCCGGTCGCCTCGATGCCGACGCGCGTCACGCCGGCCTTGGCTAGGTAACCGGCAAGGGCTCGCCAGCCAGGCAAGACGTTTGCGACCTGCCAACGCTCGGCACGATCGTGAACTGCGATGTCCAGTTTGGACTTGGACGTATCGATTCCAGCCGTCGTTATGATAATCTGTGTCATCTTCGTCGACCCTGCCTTGTGAAGCGAACCAAGTTGTTCCGGCAACCATCCGGGTCCGATGAAGGTGCTGACGACGATCTCGCTACGGAGCAGCCAAAAGTGGCTCTGGATGGGTACGATCCGATCGCCAGCGGCCTGCCGCGGATTGCCGTCCGTGGCAGGCCATTCCTTTCGGAACACACCGACAATAATCGATTTTGCTATTACAAGGATGGGTTGAGCCTCGCGAAACCCATCATTCTTGCATCGACCGAAATGATGGGTTTCGCTGCGCTCAACCCATCCTTGTAATAGCGCAATCGGTTATCGTCGGCCTGTTCCGAAAGGAATGGCCTGCCGTGGACGGCCATCCACGGCAGGCCGCTGGCGATCGGATCGAACCCATCCTGAGCAGTTTGTGGCTGCCCCGTAGCGTGATCGCGCCAGCACCTTCATCGGACCCGGATGGTTGCCGGAACAACTTGGTTCGCTTCACAAGGCGGGGTCGACGAAGATGACACAGACTATCATAACGACGGCTGGAATCGATACATCCAAGGCCAAACTGGACGTTGCTGTTCATGATCGGTCCGAGCGCTGGCAGGTTGCCAATGCTTTACCTGGCTGGCGCGCCTTGGCGGCCAACCTGTCCAAAGCCGGCGTGACGCGCGTCGGGATCGAGGCGACGGGCGGCTATGAACGCGGTGTGGTGGAGTATTTGCGCAAGGCGGGCTTCACCGTGCTGGTGCTGCAGCCGACCCAGGTCAAGGCTTTTGGCCGGGTCCATCTGCGTCGCGCCAAGAACGATGCGCTCGATGCGTTCTTGATCGCGGCTTGCACAGCGACACTCGATCAGCCGAAGACTGCGCCAGATCCTCGACTGGCACAACTGGCTGGATATCTGACCTTTCTCGAACAGATCGAGGAAGACATCGCGCGTCACAAGACCCGGCTCGAACATATCGACGAACCTGGCCTGCGGCGCATTGTTAACAGCGACATCGTCCGGCTGAAGGCACGACGGGCCGCGCAGATACGCGACATTGCCAAGCGACTTCGCGCCAGTGACGATCTTGCCATGCGACTCAATCTGGTGCTGAGCATTCCCGGCATCGGAGAACGCACGGCGCTGGCGCTTCTGATCCGCATGCCCGAGCTTGGGCAAGTCAGCCGCGAGGAAGCTGCAGCCTTGGCCGGCCTGGCTCCCTTCGACGACGACAGCGGAAAACATAAAGGCCTACGTCGCATAGCTGGCGGGCGAAGTCGCCTACGCCGCTCCCTGTTCGCGGCTGCCCTCCCAGCGGCCTTCCGCTGGAACAAGGCACTCGTCGCGCTCTATGCCCGCCTGACGGCCGCTGGAAAGGCCCACACCGCAGCGCTCATCGCTTGCGCCCGAAAGCTCCTGATCTACGCCAACACCGTGGTCCAGCGCGGTACGCCGTGGACCGAAAAAGCCGCCTAGCTCTTAATGGTTGCTACGAAATGCCGTCGTCATTGCGAGGGAAGCGAAGCAATCCATGCTTCAGCAGCGAAGAACTGGATTGCTTCGTCGCTTCGCTCCTCGCAATGACGGCGAACGCCTACGCCGGCGCGCGGAAACTCATCAACGTCCGCGTCTTGAAGTCGTAGAACTTGCCGGTCGAGTCCCAGCTAGGCGCGCACATCGGCACGATGAATTCGGCGGCCTGCTCCGGCGTGTCCAGGGTCGCCGGATCTTCGCCGGGAAACATCGTGGCGCGCATGCGGGTGCGGATCGGGCCGGGGTTGAACAGGTTGACGCGCATCCTGGTGCTCGCGGTTTCTTCCGCCCAGACCCGCACCAGGGCTTCGAGGGCGGCCTTCGAGGCGGCGTAGGGGCCGATATAGGCGGGGGCTTTGTTGGCGGCGCCTGAGGTGACGAACACGGCGCGGCCGGCGTCGGACTGTTTCAGCAACGGCTCCATACAGCGGACCAACTGAAAATTGGCGGTCACGTTGACGGCCATGACGTCATTCCACGGCTTCACCTCGATATGGCCGAGCGGCGAGGAGGGGCCGGCGACGCCGGCGTTGCCGACGAGAATGTCGATCTTGCCGTGGCGCTCGTGCAGCGCGGCGCCGAGCCGCGCGATGCCGTCATAGTCAGTGAGGTTGAGCGGCACCAGCGTGGCGCTGCCGCCGTCTTTGCGGATCTCGTCGTCGAGTTCTTCCAGGCCGCCTTGCGTGCGCGCCACGGCAACGACATGCGCGCCGGCTTTGGCGAGTGCCACGGCGGTGGCACGGCCGATGCCGCGTGAGGCGCCGGTGACGACGGCGATGCGGGAAGCGAAGGGTTTGGTCATGGTAACAGCTTGCTCCGTCATGCCCGGGCTTGTCCCGGGCATCCACGTTCTTTGCGGCGGGGTATTACAGACGTGGATGGCCGGGACAAGCCCGGCCATGACGTGAAATTATTGATCTGAGCCGGTGGCTATGGGTCCCTGCGCCCGTGCGCAATTGCGCACTAGGCAGGGACGACAGCTAGCTCGCCTCCGCCAGCAGCGACAATTGCCGGGGCTGCGGTTCAACCTGGGTCTGGTCGGTGAGGTGGGTCGGATAGGCGCCCGTAAAGCAGTGATCCGAGAATTTCGGACTGGCGGGATCGCGGCCGGGTTCACCCATGGCGCGGTACATGCCGTCGATCGACAGGAACGCCAGCGAATCCGCGCCGATGATCTCGCGCATTTCCTCCAGCGAATGGGTCGCGGCCAGCAGTCCGCCACGGTCCGGC is a window encoding:
- a CDS encoding IS110 family transposase, whose amino-acid sequence is MMAQNGLVVVGIDVAKDKVDACIRELALRQTYPSTAQGHRKLVAWLRKHKVNRAVMEASGGYERDWGKVLRLAGIAVRIVDPKRVRSFAQSAGRLAKNDTIDAEMIAWFAETFSEAPGQVHDAAREELQALVKARLNLVDLKIRLEAQNEHAAPGQARKARTRILKSLLEEIAKLEVAISAQVRATPHLAERAEIVESVPGFAETSSANLIAGMPELGQVSDEIAAALLGVAPYDDDSGKRRGERHIKGGRRWVRNALYMPCLGAATQNNPVFKAYYQRLLAKGKEPKVALVACMRKLIIILNTMIARRQKWDPSRYALN
- a CDS encoding TetR/AcrR family transcriptional regulator, with amino-acid sequence MTRATVLLAAEAVFVEFGFHRATIELIAERAGFTKGAVYSSFANKDEIFLELFRVRVKQRAAIVATAVARETDVAAKPRALGEALTLLAKKDPHWTPLLMEFWIHALREPGLRQALADVRNQLRNAVSEGFAKSPRSRGKADLSADALATIVFALSNGLAMEWATDPRATDPEILPTVLERLLSGT
- a CDS encoding IS110 family transposase, giving the protein MPEQLGSLHKAGSTKMTQTIITTAGIDTSKAKLDVAVHDRSERWQVANALPGWRALAANLSKAGVTRVGIEATGGYERGVVEYLRKAGFTVLVLQPTQVKAFGRVHLRRAKNDALDAFLIAACTATLDQPKTAPDPRLAQLAGYLTFLEQIEEDIARHKTRLEHIDEPGLRRIVNSDIVRLKARRAAQIRDIAKRLRASDDLAMRLNLVLSIPGIGERTALALLIRMPELGQVSREEAAALAGLAPFDDDSGKHKGLRRIAGGRSRLRRSLFAAALPAAFRWNKALVALYARLTAAGKAHTAALIACARKLLIYANTVVQRGTPWTEKAA
- a CDS encoding IS110 family transposase, giving the protein MTQIIITTAGIDTSKSKLDIAVHDRAERWQVANVLPGWRALAGYLAKAGVTRVGIEATGGYERGVVEHLREAGFTVLVLQPIQVKAFGRVHLCRAKNDALDAVLIAACTATLDPPKTTPDSRLAELAENLTFLDQIDEDLRRFKTRLEHIHEPRLRRMVLGEIARWNARRLAQVRYIAKQLRSHPDLAARFDLVLSIPGIGERTALAIIIRMPELGRVSREEAAALAGLAPFDNDSGQQKGQRHIAGGRARLRRSLFAAALPAVFRWNKALTMLYARLIASGKHHNAALIACARKLLIYANTVVQRGTPWIEKDA
- a CDS encoding DUF962 domain-containing protein, with protein sequence MTNSKSGSGFLNFYESAHRDSANRRIHHVAHTIAAIGIISLFWRPLIGGGLIVIAFLLSWIGHLVFEKNTPAFFDPADDRTFLGGGIKKMEVALGGLVWSGACFLRLFGLGPLTNQ
- a CDS encoding SDR family NAD(P)-dependent oxidoreductase — translated: MTKPFASRIAVVTGASRGIGRATAVALAKAGAHVVAVARTQGGLEELDDEIRKDGGSATLVPLNLTDYDGIARLGAALHERHGKIDILVGNAGVAGPSSPLGHIEVKPWNDVMAVNVTANFQLVRCMEPLLKQSDAGRAVFVTSGAANKAPAYIGPYAASKAALEALVRVWAEETASTRMRVNLFNPGPIRTRMRATMFPGEDPATLDTPEQAAEFIVPMCAPSWDSTGKFYDFKTRTLMSFRAPA